From Ptychodera flava strain L36383 chromosome 9, AS_Pfla_20210202, whole genome shotgun sequence:
TGTAGAAGTGGCAGTGAAAACGGTTATGGAGATGAGACAGAAAGTGATGATTATTGATCATGTTGCTATTGCAGAGTTGCATGCTTTGAACAGTGCCATGACAACAGAGGAAGCAAAGACCAAACTTGCTCAGGTGTCAAAGGAGGTAAGAGCTGTTTCTATCATTGATATGCCAAAACAAACATCTGTACAAGACTCTTTGACAAGACTCTTTGGAGATGAATCATACTGGAATAGTGAAATTATTGGTAATTAATAACAACTTAGGCTTCCGGTACAATTAAAGCTGTAAGAGCCATATCAAGGGATAAGCTGCAGTAACACAGACAGGTATTAAAAGGAGAAATTTGTTGGAATTTCTGTCTGCAGCTGCTAATGTTACAACCTCGATTGCTCATTCTAGAAAAAACTGCTTCCTATACATGTGGAATCAGTAATGACTGACAATTGTCTTGCCTCGGAGTCACTCATTAATTTGAGTTGACTTATTGAATTAGCTCTGCTGTAATTCATTTACTTGTATTTTATTGGTAATGTTTATCagctttcaatttatttcatgtattacatttCAGTGTACGCAATATCAAGAAAGAATTGATAAACTGAAGTCAGCTGACAATCATGTGTCTCCTgaagaaaaagacaaaatttacaaagagCACAAAGTGTATGTCAAAGAATGGAGGAAGCGCAAAAGAATGGTAAAGTAAAACCTGAACATGAATAATATTGGATCATGTACATTTCACTTGttttgtaacatatatgtcCTGTAAGTTCACGTTACGTGTGGTTACTATAGGCAACATCAGTTTCCAAATTATTATTCTGCATGTGTCTACATCATCTGCATAtgtaatgttttaaaatttaaagaaagTGACTGTATTCTCAGGCAAGATGTCTTCAATATGTGACTTATCTGGACATGATTACTCATTTCCAATAGAGGAAGTTGACAAATGTATGTTGATTGTATTATTGGCTGCATTTATGAACAGATCAACAGATGGTAGTAATATACTATTGTTGTTGTCAGATTTATTTCTTTGAACCATCATGTATCATGTTATCAAATTTTTCTCGTGGATGGTAACTCATTTTATGTGCAATATAACAAGGTGAGAATGAAGTCCATTTCAGgcgaaaattttcaaacttctaTCGTTTACTTTATCTTATCAGGCCACTGACATCACAAATGCAATTCTGGAAGGGTATCCCAAAACCAAGAAAATGTTGTTTGTAAGTAgtgatttttgtcataaaacAGTGTGTAGTGCAACATTATCACATTtatctacacacacacacattctaGTTTTCTGACCTGTACCTCACAAACAGATATCCAGTAAAGAAATTACTCTCTCAtactttctgaaaatttttgtaAGATTACTCTTTGTGGTCACTTGTGAATGAAGCATGACAATCTCAGCAACGTCTCTATCTTCACTATTTTAGTTTTTATGGCAGTTGATGAGACATAAATTTCTAccgattttttttacaataccatGATTCTCACCATGGAATAGTGATacacaaatttatttcatcTTGTGGTCCGTATAAATGAAGTGCATGGGAAAAACTAGGttacattaatatgcaaatggtcAGTGCATGCATACGTAGACTAAGCCATGCTCTGGAATGATGTAGTAGTGTGTCTGCTTTGCCAGCTGTGACATGGAGAGGTGACTGATGTATCACCATCAATAACACATTATGTCAGATAAAAATGTACAATAACAACTGCAAACCAAAGCAGCATCAATAAACTATAgcaacaaaaaaatcaactaATGTTGAAGCGGGCTAGAGCTCTTCTTTAGTAAATTGGCTACTCAATATTCAAATCTCTCCCAGAACTGTAGCTCCTTCATccaattttatttaaaagaCAACTTGCTgactttttaaagtttttacgACATTTTTTGTGCAGAATAAATCAAACTCTTTTTGTGGACAGTAATTCAATGTTAATAAagcattattattatcatatcaACCCTATTTTTATCTCATATTTACCACAGGAAGACATCGGCATTGAGACAGACGAAGAATACAGCGTTGCACCACCAAATATTTAGTTCCGCTGGAAACAAAAGCTTGTTTCATCACTGACAGTCCTTTGCCTTCTGTCAATGGTTTCATCAAAGTATAACCAGAAAAAGTGATGAAACACCCATAGCAGCAGCAATTTACATTCAttagtattttcattttgatttcaatttgtgTCATATACATCTGTGAGATTTGATATCGTGTTCTTTTTTCATTGAGATAGTATTGGAATTTTAAAACCATTACTATCAGCAGACTTTTATTaaactgaaaataaatattaagtGTACTTGGCTGATATCTTGTTTTAATTTACTGcttaccttccctggaattttgtcaacttttgtaCGCCAATCAGTGACTTTTGAACAGGTTAaaaaaatttctgtattttttctacGACATATATTCAAAACTTTTGCAGCAAATAAATAATAagacaattacatacaatgAATGAGAATCAAATAGGAATACAATAGACTCTTTCTACCAAGTCACAAATATACCGTGGTGCCATGCCATTGGAGGCCTTAAATACCTGcggaataattttgaaatcaatctTGGCGGCCTTTACTTGAAGCCAATGTAGTTGAATAATTGAGTCACTCACACTATCATACTTTCTCAGATGCATCACCACTCCCACTACATTATTCTTAGTACCGGTACATTATTTATTAAACACTTCATGCACTTGATTCAACATGCCATGATAGGATTGGACTGGAGAAGTCTATGTGGGAGAGCGAACAAGAATTTCAGTagtgttttggtaatttttaaCAGCGGTGattgcgatttcaggtttgttactaaatatggCTGCACGTGCCAAAGCTGCCCAAcattcaaacaaattttgttactgcatgcgcggctgttgttgcagcttctggtctgagccataaattcatatgaattagtaTGACTTCTAGTATGCATTGTAACACtggcaggttttattttttgttcttgaggaaaatgcagacaaatatatatttatgcatattaatgacagaaaaGTGACGCCGTTTGCAATCAGCGCTActccaaatattggtaaatttaagACAATTTGTTTCCATAGTGCCTAAATTTACAcactgacccccaatttttattcttcatttgaaagtgaatgattgaaaatttccttcagcaaagtttgagcaaaagctctttcaatttcaagatgCATACTGTATACGGTATAACTGTACATATACTGATCATTCAGTACTACAAGTATGTACCATTCTGTAGAaaatttaacttgtaatttctATCTGCATGTCCATGATATCCTTCCTATATATTGTATAACAAATAGATTACCCATGAAAAATTACATGGATCACGTTCGCGAGGATCTAGgacacaggcgttctgttttgTGGGCAGTTTGTAAAAGTGCTACGTTTTAtgctacgtttcgacgttctgtTCCGTAGCCTTACGGAAGacaacgtcggaacgtagcgtAAACtgcacttttacaaactacccacaaaacagaacgcctgtgatCTAGGAGTTCTGGATGAGCGCGCCGCTTATCTACAATAGCGCCCCCAACGTTTGGGGCTATGTAAGGCaggacgatgctgaagttagacacggtttcggattcggtttcggattcagtttcggattcggtttcggattcgagagactgaaataaattttatattttcagccaattgttacactgtggaatactggattttccttactttccctggactttttttcagctaaaataatatctaatcacactagacaaagtgaaaataagatcacaataaaacaatgcatatatttgatggcataaattgtgtgcatatattcacaagtaaaatggttaaaaaatagaaattacagaaagctTCAAAGCActctaatttaaaatttaaaggaagtgtcgagcaaggaaaacaatatttacaaaaacatactttaatcattttatatgtcacaatgtgtgtcacatggtgtaatgttagtatgttgtattaatttgatgttttgattgatGTTGTTTTACATAATATGTTGCGTAATAAAGACAgcattgaatgcatttctttgaATTGTGCGTAGTACTGTTAGCTTGAATAGTCTGAACTGCATAATGCCCATAATTGAGATGGACTGCTCataatttgtaacttttgactgatttttcagcagttttgtcttgtGTAGTCATGCATTACAGTTCCTTGCTCTACTGCCTAAAgtgttatgattttttaaactttataaattatgattatatatgaaacatttatgtcatgaaatacatgctacatttatgtgataaaatacatGCTATTTGTGCAGTAATTTCATCTAGTTAAAATATCTCCTTGTGTATCAGTAGTTATTACATTCttcgaaaaaataataacataagctggaaatataaaactattctcagttattcgaatccgaaaccgaatccgaaaccgaatccgaatccgaaactgagtccaacttcagcatcgtaagGCAGGGcgggtattttgaaaatggctgacGTGGAGAAGGACGATCTTGAGGAAACACGGAGGTAGGTTTGAGATGGCAGAGCCGAATTTAGATAAACTGATATCAGATGGTTGTATATAGGAACTTAGGTTTTCTTGCTGATCTTCTAAGGCCAGTCTTTGGCGAGGTAGCCATGTAACAACTGCCCGAATTGTCCAGGaacgaatattttatttatttatttattagccgtgttcacaataatgacattggctcagaaagaaagagagaaggggaagaaaatgtataacactgaaaagttttcagattcACTTCATTCACATTAGCTCAAAAGTGATTAAACTTTCTGTCTGAAAATCTATGAAAATCTATGAATATGTGAGTCTTGACAACAGGCAAAACAAAGCTGCCGTTCCGGGTTCCCTGGCCCTGAAGCAGTGAAGGATCGTTTTTAACTCTTCTAAATCTCCAGTTAGAATGATCAATCGCAAGTCTTCTACGTTCAATAGTAAGATTCAATTTCTTTCATATGTATAGAGTTCTTGATGAGTTGAAAAAAAGGAAACGCATCTTGCTGGAAAGCAAAGACCAGCTTTCTGAAGATGATGTCATGCTGAAGTCAGAACTCTTGCAGTCAAAGGTACGAAACTTCAAACCAATCTCGGTCGATTGATAAGCAAGAGATAGCGTTAATGCATGAAACATTTTATTGCTCTTGAACTTCAAAGCTTTTTTCGTTCTACTTTTGTTCCGTATGACTTTTTATCGTTTAGTTTGAGTGTTTTTTATCGGCGAGTTTATGAAAATGTCGTTAACCATCGCCTCTCTAGACAAGAGAATGCCATTCATAGCCCACTGGTTTTGAATGAAGGAAAAATGGATGAATCAAATCAGAGAACATTAATCTTTTGTTACTGGTAACTTGGCAATCATAATTTATCCACCTTACCCTtaacttttttctgaaataatatgaatttacaatttttggtttCCTTTACTGAGTGCAATGTCAAGAAAAAGTCCCTGACTAAGCCCTtagtctcctcaactaactctcgattcttttatttattttgccagGGTGAATTTCACAAATTGAAAATCAGATACAAACAGCTGCAGAGTAAAGCTAAATTTTGGGAAGTCATCGAGTCAGGTACAAAGGAAAACGATTGGCCATCTCCATCTGCCATAGGTAAGTGTTGctaaataattaataaaaatagtaGGATTAGGATGTTCATATATACTAGTACTGTATTACAACAACttttacaaatttgaaaaatgtgagaCTTTTCCATaataattatacaaatttcaagaaaaaccAATCACcacaattaacccttttcctgccagacagtatcacttccccatcagccaagtcaatTAAAAAAAGCGgaattgagccaaaacatgacgtatgtTCACTCACTTTGCTTGGTCTtatatagcatctttagtccataaaaatcaagtttacagtatttatgttttcaacggccttcaaaagttcaatattatgttaaaatacaccatatggaatacgttgtctttcactaattttaaccatcttgacctggtgatgaaatattgacttggcaggaaaagggttatacTTGACTCTCTCCTGTTATTTGAATACCTTATCAGTCTACAAGGtttatttttctctcattttatTTCACCACAGATAAGGAAATTAAAGCCACTAAGAGTAAGTTTGAAGGTGTTAAAGATGATATTGCCATGACAACAGAAGAGTTGGAGGAATTAACGCAAACAGCACAGACAGGTAATCTTTCATTGTGACAAGCAACAAAGGCATTGTAATGAAACATTCACTGCATCTTTTCAATTGTAAAACAAACTGTAACTTTACAGTAGAATACCTCTCACGGACAGATCtgtggactctcaaatttgttCGATACTCTTCTAGTCTGTGGCTTGAGGTGGCTCATTCTAAAGTTCTTCGAGTAAGAACATTTTCAATCATCTTAATATTTCAactattgaaaataatttttctctccacagagttaacacagggatgcagccattttgaatttcaaatatcaataaatgttaggtagtttgtttctgtagtacaaaactttgcaaggcgaccccaaatttttattcttgatttgactagagaatggttgaaagtttcattgaacaaaatttgagcaaaaagtcTAAAACTTTAAGTCTTGCATTTCCAAACCATGTACTTCTGTAATTTCTTTGAATGAAGAGTACATTACCTCTCATATAAAGCTGAAAATCATCAGTCATATAAAGCTATCTTTTGGAATATTTAGAAAGTTCAATGCAAGAAGAAAGATGGAATAAATATATAGATGTGCATACGGCATTGATGGACTCATTGATGGGATTGCTCATTGTGTGGTGTATATTTGTATTAACAGCACAAGAGAAGCTTGAAGAAAGGTTACAACAATTTGAAGAGAAATTACAACAGATTCAGGAAAAGGTAAATTATACCTGATAATATACCCATGCTATTACATGGCTGTGTCTATAGGTCTGTAACAGTAGATTGGATGAGTTGACCATTAAGATATTGTTTGCGttccttttttaaatttttctggACAAAGTTTTACCATGATTAACCCATTGAgtgccaaagtaaatttttgtcacctgtgtaaaatatatcaatttttttcagattttgcaaaaaattttgataaaaaaacaatagccattgaaatgtgatgtccatttggtccaaaattatcaaaaatattacagaaaagttcatagaaattggtaaaatattgctctAAAATTTcagtgtgaaaaaaattacagcactcaaagggtataTATAAACCACACAAAGTAACCTCCTGACTCAGATTACCGACACTGTTTACTGTTAATAACACATATTGTACATGTTAACTTTTGACAACTGCACAACAATAATGCCCCATTTGTCAAATATTGTCCGTCAATTCTTCTTTTAAACTGTACCAGTACATCATATTATATGATATGAGGCTGTTATTGACAATATGTGCTGCATTTCTACCACCCTGTTTTCTCAGAAAGCCAGATTCCAAGAGGTGAAAGCCAAGTATGAACACATCTATGGCAATGGCAAGAGCAAGGGGTTGTCTCCTGAAAACATTGATGCAGCACTTGAAAACCAGGTATTTGCAGTAATCTAAACCCTCCCCACTCCCTCCCAACAACCAAACTATTGATACTCATCATTAGAACACAAATGTACTTTAAAGATTATTCAATGACTCCAAAAACTCCAGGCTTTGTTACctacttttaaaaacacattaCACAGAGTTCACTCTTACTTCttcaatgagaaaaaaatgagtCAATTTGTCTAAGGTAATATGTGcgtagaaagtgaaagactttaacttttgcgcaaactttcctgaatgaaacattaaagcattctcttaccaaaccaacaataaaaattggggtcactgtgcaaactttggaactagcaaaaaaaattacccaacattttgcaatatttgaaatttaagatgGTAGCCGTTCCAGTGTTAACTTTggctttttgaaaaactaagctggttaaagtttttctttctccaagagctttaaaatgagcccctctaagtggtagatcagaaaagaattgtagaagtttgagagtccaactatctatccctgaggcacattctacctaaaCAAGTTCTTGAAACATGGTTGAAACCAAAAAGTGGTGTTTAATTTGGAGAAGTCACATAGAAAGtgtgtattttctttttttggtttcagagaaaacagcTTGATGCAGCAAACCAAGCCATAGCTCAGTGTGGAGTTGCTATGACCACGCTCAAAgtacaaattgaaagtctgaaaGACGAGGATGAAGCCATCAAGCAGAGAGTGGAGGATGCCAGACTGGCACTGCAGAAACTACAACAGGAGAAGCAGGGAAAAGATGAAGAGGTGGCGGACAGAATTAAATGGTAAACGGTCACAAAAAGTAGCTTTAGATTTCAACTTCCTTATGTGAATATTTGAACCCTGTTTGGGTAAagtgatgtcaaaggtcaagtggatcAATGGTCCAAAGGGTTGAAGAGCTGGAGGAAAGCTAATTGTGTTAACTGATTTAAAAAGCCAATGGAATACCAAGGTGTGCAAGGTGGGAGTTTGATAGGTACACACATAGAACAATAGGTGTACCTTGTCAAAGAATATGCTGGAAATATGTAGAaagcaccttggggacagataatcTGACtcgcaaatttctacaattcttttctgatctaccacttgtgggggctcattttaaggctcttgaagaaatcaaaactttcaccgtctttgttttttcgaaaatccaaaattttattcttaCCCCATCGAGTTAACatggggatggcggccatttcgaatttcaaatatcactaaatgttgagtaatttctttttctagttccatactttgcacagtgacccctgatttttattgttgcattggtaagataatggttgaaagtttcactcaggagagtttgagcaaaagtttaagtctttcactttcaaggcgcatactaccttaactgtgtttttgttgttggaCATAGCATGACTCTGTTATTTATGTTGCAAGGGCCAGTAACTGTaatttctaatgattttttttttacagtttcattTCCTATGTCTATTGCAAGCTTTTGCAAAACATGTTGATTAGCTCACCAACACAATTCTGCCATAGACAGTAGCAGGGGAAGGGGGGGTCTCCCCTGTCTGTCTATGGTTTTACACATGTAAAAAGTAATGCAATTATTTAGGTTATCCggattctagtccagaccagaattcatttctcaacaataacaatgcagtgtaTACTGGTACATGTCTGGGCTGTGTTTGCAAGTTGCATAtggtgtatctcaacatgctttgggtgtagaacaagaacgtGTAGTTGACaccacaaacaaaaatagtctaaaaatcaccaaaagttataACAATGGGCCCTGTAATGATAATTTACTCAACTGTCAGTTTATTCTGTTGAAATTGTTGCTTATTATACAGAGAAAAGTTGAGCATCAGTTTATGTAATAAGTAGTGGAAAACCAAAATTTATTTCCAGATGTCTTAAGAAAGTGCCGATCATGATATGACTTTGCTAGAAGTATCCATTTCCGCActgcaattacaaactgatgTTGCTAAGACAAATAACTATTCATTTGAAGCATCCTGATGAACCAGGAGAATGACTTCAATGTATACTGGTAATAACCTGAAATCACTCTATTGCATAGTCCATTAGCCCCTCGGTAAAaactttctgaaaaaaaaaacagtcacAATATTAACCAACTCAAACCAATCAACTACATACACCTATGTTATTCTGTATGAGACACTGAAATTTGCATCGTCACGTCCTCACCATTCCAGGTGTGAAGGCGTCTACAATCTGCTCAGTCACTCTGGGAGAATTACAAACCCCAAGGTTGAAGGTAAATGCATCTCTCTGGAAATCACACCATTGGCAAACCACTGTACCACGTTACTGGTTCAAATCCAATACAGAGAAGATACACACGGTCAGCTTGTAATGGATGATGTCAAGGTATGTATAAATCCCAGGCATAAAAGGCTATATTTGGCCTCTATGAAAAAGAATATGTCTCAGAGAATTTCTTTTCAGACTCTGACTTTTCTGATCCGTGGCTTGGGTGAACTCAATTTTGGAGCCTGTGGGTTTTTTAAGTGAAGATTTTGCTTATTTTGCTGAATGTAAttatcaaaaatgtaatttaccCAAAGAGTATACACTATgcagatattttgaatttcaaatgtcagtaattTTAGGCAATATGTTTATTctgataccaaaatttgcgtGATTATTaaaagtatactgtcacctgttccaattttgccacagtcgccatggaaagagaaaatctaatcaatcacagattttaagcgggtggccgctttttaaaaacagcgccctcacatgggcattttgaataccaaggaacacccctttgatcATATATGGGCATACTGGTATTTAGATTATAGGTGACTGTACACCTTTAATAGACTGGAAAAtctgtcgctcgagggcgctctctatgcTCCCCCTCGAGAGGGAGTGTCCTTGAGAGACAGATCTTTCAATCAGTTATTAGAGAGAGAATGGTTTATTTCCTTGAGGGTTTtgtgagaaaaagtttaaaacttttcaGTTTTAGGTGCATGCCATTTTCACCTTAACCACAGACATAAATTTGAAGTAGCTGCTCTTGATTCACTGCATAAAAGCTTCTGGTGGCCTCATTTTCACGGGTGAATTTTTGGTCCTATATTGGCTGGAAGTGAACAATCTAGGGTGATATATGTTGTACCAGATTAAGCATCAGAAAAATGTCGATGTCAAGAAGTAATTAAGTAACATGGTAAATGCTACTGGTAGTTTGATTTTTAAGTTTAATAGCATACAACCATAGTAGTGTCCTCTATTTACTTACCCCTTGTGTGACTTATCCAGGTGAACATTGATACCTTGGTGTTGGATGAAATAATCAAGATTGCCAAAGAAACAAATGACGTGGGCTTTGTACTCAATGAAATAATGCATCAGTATGACTGTCATGCTCCCATTCTTGGAGAGATAGAGGATCTCAGACAACGGTAAGGAGAATTGTGACAATTTCTAAAATGGAGGTTGTGCTTCTTACTCTATTGCGAATGTAACTTGATTTACCCATTCACTGTCATTGTTGTTCTAGAAACCCTGCATTCTTACTCTGGCTAATGCGTATTGCCTTacttttgatttggtaaggTGTACCACGCTATAATTTAATTCACAGGTGATGACCTCATGCTTATATCTTACACTAAATTACCATTTGGAATAAACAGGAATTTTTTTCTATCAATTGTAAAGACACCATTGAAATCAATTATCCACATACAGCACCAGCTTATTGCATACAAATAATTTACTCCACCACAGAGTTTCCTTACCATCAACTTTGCTTTGCAAGTCAGAGTCATGCATTCTCACAAAGTCAATACCTCTTTCTCTGCCCTAATCTAACAAACTTTCATGTATCTTTTGGTTTCAGATATGCCATTGATTGGATAGACAATGAGAATGTAGTTCGGCTGATGTTGGCAGATGATGGCCATATTGTGTGTACACTGACTATTGACAAAGGCTACCCAGCTATCGGTGGTGTtacattgaaaaatgtaactgGAATAGGCAAAGATACACAGATAGGAAATCTCAAGGTAAATAACAtactttttataatttttttaccaGTAGGTATAAAGACTGGACTAAATTTTCCCAAAGGTGAATGCTATTGCAggattttgttttgtaattgcTCCAGATGAAATTAGCAGCAAGACTTTTCCTGTCTACTTTTACAGTAGTTCTATTCTGGAATAAAAAAAGGATGTGTGTTGTTCTACAGACTTAGAATGCCCAAGAGATCATGTGATGGCGatacaaacaaatcaatgtgtacAAATGCACATGGAAatgcatgtgtatgtgtgtgcttcGCACATATGCTTTCGTTTGTACTGTGGTCTGTTCGAAATCGGGATTTACACTAACCTAATTGGTTGACTTTAAAGTTGTTCTTATGATGTGTGTTTTTGATACCAATTATGGAAAATTCCTTCATCTTATGTTGAACAGGAATCTTGATGTTGTGTTTATCAAAATATAGTTGTCTGATATATTATACAAGTcatacctcacaatattgctttaCTGTAAGAAATGGGCTAACGGATAGAAATAATTTGCGTGTGTGTGTCAAAGTATCACTGTCAAGCAGTACTGACGATGTTTTCAAAACTGAAACAATAGCTGTTGAAATAGCTGTCCATCTGTCTTGGTTTTTTACAGCCATCAGTTTCAAATCCCAGTATCACAGATTGGATGCAGTATCTCCATGAAGAACTTGGTGACGTACACTGAATTTTTCCCGGatattctgaacagttttgacacttaaagttttttttatttggtggCATGAATCAAGCTTCTGGTCGACATCATACATCACTCGTCTCAGTACCTGGAGGAATACTAACCATGAATgttgtgaaattaaaattgaaatacttttttagcCTCTCATGAACAACATCAAATTGTACTGTCCCaccttttattgaaaaatataattccaCATCAGTGCCAGTATCCTTGTAATTTTTCTGTCGGTGTAAAGGCACCACTGATATGTGAATAAAGGACCTGATTTCACAGATATATTCAATTTCACTATGTTATGAAAGCCTATCATAGCGTGAGGTAATTTTTTTAGCCCCATATTTcttat
This genomic window contains:
- the LOC139140546 gene encoding uncharacterized protein; amino-acid sequence: MADVEKDDLEETRRVLDELKKRKRILLESKDQLSEDDVMLKSELLQSKGEFHKLKIRYKQLQSKAKFWEVIESGTKENDWPSPSAIDKEIKATKSKFEGVKDDIAMTTEELEELTQTAQTAQEKLEERLQQFEEKLQQIQEKKARFQEVKAKYEHIYGNGKSKGLSPENIDAALENQRKQLDAANQAIAQCGVAMTTLKVQIESLKDEDEAIKQRVEDARLALQKLQQEKQGKDEEVADRIKWCEGVYNLLSHSGRITNPKVEGKCISLEITPLANHCTTLLVQIQYREDTHGQLVMDDVKVNIDTLVLDEIIKIAKETNDVGFVLNEIMHQYDCHAPILGEIEDLRQRYAIDWIDNENVVRLMLADDGHIVCTLTIDKGYPAIGGVTLKNVTGIGKDTQIGNLKPSVSNPSITDWMQYLHEELGDVH